Proteins from a single region of Penaeus monodon isolate SGIC_2016 chromosome 12, NSTDA_Pmon_1, whole genome shotgun sequence:
- the LOC119579748 gene encoding uncharacterized protein LOC119579748, whose product MEGWRTALESRGMKISRKKTEYFTTDTDGDQQSTIQIDGLNLKRVDHFKYSGVMVEEDGSMGREIKNRIQCGWNNWRKVSGVICDKRVPVKLKGKVHKSVVRPAMTYGLETAPLRKVEERKLDVAEMKMLRWMVGETKIDCIRNNYIRGSLHVTEISKNVQETRLRWYGHLLRRNEDHVGRQAMEMELEGNRPKRRPKTRRKDVIQKDMREKHIDEAEALDIALWRSLIRNSDPG is encoded by the coding sequence atggaaggatggaGAACTGCACTGGAGAGTAGAGGGATGAAGATAAGCAGGAAAAAGACAGAGTATTTCACAACGGACACGGACGGAGATCAACAGTCAACGATACAAATAGATGGACTGAACCTGAAGAGAGTGGACCACTTTAAGTATTCGGGAGTGATGGTTGAGGAAGATGGCAGCAtgggaagagagattaaaaacCGAATTCAATGTGGTTGGAATAATTGGAGAAAGGTTTCGGGAGTGATCTGCGACAAGAGAGTGCCTGTAAAGTTGAAGGGAAAGGTACATAAGTCTGTGGTCAGACCAGCTATGACCTATGGTTTAGAAACTGCACCACTGAGAAAAGTCGAGGAAAGAAAATTGgatgttgctgaaatgaaaatgctCAGATGGATGGTGGGGGAAACAAAGATAGACTGCATACGGAATAACTATATAAGAGGATCACTCCATGtaacagaaatatcaaagaatgTTCAAGAAACAAGACTGCGATGGTATGGACACCTGCtaagaagaaacgaagatcaTGTGGGAAGACAGGCAATGGAGATGGAGCTAGAGGGAAACAGACCAAAAAGAAGGCCTAAGACCAGACGGAAGGATGTTATTCAAAAAGATATGAGGGAGAAACATATAGACGAGGCAGAGGCATTGGACATAGCTCTGTGGCGAAGTCTCATTAGAAATAGCGACCCCGGGTAG